In Notamacropus eugenii isolate mMacEug1 chromosome 1, mMacEug1.pri_v2, whole genome shotgun sequence, one genomic interval encodes:
- the RRP12 gene encoding RRP12-like protein yields the protein MGRSGKLPSGASTKLKRWKKGHSSDSNPEGRRHRQAARSRFFSRPSEKSDLTVDALKLHNELQAGPLPLAREEKTQSLMENEAGSVLSEKSSGTFLSGLSDCTNVTFSKVQRFWESSSAAHKEICAVLAAVTEVIRSQGGKETETEYFAALMTTMEAVESTESLAAVVYLLNLVLKRVPSPVLIKKFSDTSKAFMDVLSAQASSGSTAVLRWVLSCLATLLRKQDLTAWSYPVTLQVYHGLLSFAVHAKPKVRKAAQHGVCSVIKGSEFLFGDKPPTHHPAAPSTAKFCIQEIEKSGGSKEATTTLHVLTLLTELLPCFPVGMVKSCSETLLRVMTLSHVLVTACAMQAFHSLFHAKPSPGTLSAELNAQIITALYDYIPSENDLQPLLAWLMVMEKAHANLVRLQRDLGMGHLPRFFRAAMNCLLSPHAQVATAATQSLKLLLTECIAPHMADIGSVSSSASGPPLYVAKMFRTVEEGLTYKFHAVWDLVLQLLRGFFEACGKQAHLIMRKCLQSLCDLRLSPHFPHKLALDQAVGAAVTSMGPEAVLQAVPLEINGFEESLDFPRSWLLPVIRDHVHNTRLGFFTSYFLPLAATLRSRATELAQEGRTMESKIYDTLQWQIWTLLPGFCTRPTDVAVSFKGIARTLGTAISERPDLRLTVCQALRTLITKGCEAEMDRAEVRRFAKNFLPILFNVYGQPLADGESAAPRRAVLDTIKTYLTVTETELVNGFLEKASEKVLDPASSDYTRHSILDLIVAMAPHADEASISRLYHTICPYLESKEHTMQKKAYRVLEEVCASPEGPGERFVRNHLGDLKKSLLDSLRSTASPAKRPRLKCLIHIIKKLTAEHEEFITALVPEVILCTKEVSVGARKNAFVLLVEMGRAFLRFDSNQEAALQRYMLLIYPGLAGSVTMISCSVLALTHLLFEFKGLMGTDTIEQLLKNVCLLLASRTRDVVKSALGFIKVVLLVMDMTHLARHLQLMMEAIGSLTDDMRRHFRMKLRNLFTKFIRKFGFELVKGLLPEDYHKVLVNIRKAEARAKKQRALQQASVEEEDKDGSPQVRGDSIEEILADSEDEEEDEKAGKGKDQKLARQRSRAWLKEGGGDEPLNFLDPNVSQRVLATQPSGKPKRKDHNFKLSADGRLIILEEEEQEEEDGAKGADEELTDLRQEVRVLSKKARKLKLWQNRDEEEPEPLAQYKAGGSGIHRPLTKKPGADYKAKKGRGDVKKKGRLDPYAYIPLNRAKLNHRKKAKMQGQFKGLVKAAQRGAQAGHKNRKKKHRS from the exons ATGGGGCGGTCGGGGAAGCTGCCGTCGGGCGCCTCCACCAAGCTGAAGCGCTGGAAGAAGGGACACAGCAGCGATTCCAATCCCGAAGGTCGGCGGCACCGGCAGGCCGCGCGCAGCCGCTTCTTCAGCCGGCCCTCAG aaAAAAGCGATCTAACCGTCGATGCCCTTAAATTGCATAATGAGCTGCAAGCTGGGCCTCTGCCCTTGGCTAGGGAAGAGAAAACTCAATCCCTCATGGAGAATGAAGCTGGCTCAGTGCTCTCTGAGAAATCTTCAGGCACCTTCCTGAGTGGCCTTTCTGACTGTACCAACGTCACCTTCAGCAAGGTGCAGCGTTTTTGGGAGTCCAGCTCGGCTGCTCATAAGGAG aTCTGTGCAGTCCTGGCTGCTGTCACAGAAGTGATCCGTTCCCagggaggaaaggagactgaAACAGAGTATTTTGCTGCACTG ATGACCACAATGGAAGCCGTGGAGTCAACAGAATCTCTCGCTGCTGTGGTTTATTTGCTGAATCTGGTTTTGAAGCG GGTTCCCAGCCCTGTGCTCATTAAGAAGTTCTCTGATACCTCCAAAGCCTTTATGGATGTTCTGTCAGCTCAGGCCAGCTCTGGTTCCACAGCAGTGCTCCGATGG GTCCTGTCCTGCCTGGCCACCCTTCTACGAAAGCAAGACCTGACAGCCTGGAGCTACCCTGTTACTCTACAGGTTTATCATGGGCTGTTAAGCTTTGCCGTTCATGCCAAACCCAAG GTCCGGAAGGCAGCCCAGCATGGGGTGTGCTCTGTCATCAAGGGCAGCGAGTTCCTCTTTGGAGATAAGCCCCCCACccatcacccagctgccccctcCACTGCCAAGTTCTGTATCCAGGAGATTGAGAAGTCTGGAG GCTCCAAAGAGGCCACCACGACCCTGCATGTGCTTACCTTGCTCACTGAGCTGCTGCCGTGTTTCCCGGTGGGCATGGTGAAGAGTTGCAGTGAGACATTGCTGAGGGTCATGACTCTTAGCCATGTG TTGGTGACTGCCTGTGCCATGCAAGCTTTTCACAGTCTCTTCCATGCCAAACCCAGTCCTGGCACCCTTTCAGCGGAACTCAATGCTCAAATTATCACG GCCCTGTATGACTACATTCCCAGCGAGAATGACTTACAGCCCCTGCTCGCCTGGCTTATGGTTATGGAGAAGGCCCATGCTAACCTGGTCAG GTTGCAGCGGGACCTTGGTATGGGGCATTTACCTCGATTTTTTAGGGCTGCAATGAACTGTCTTCTTTCACCCCATGCCCAGGTGGCAACAGCTGCCACCCAGAGCCTCAAG CTGCTTCTCACAGAGTGTATCGCTCCCCATATGGCTGATATTGGCTCAGTGTCCTCTTCTGCCTCCGGGCCCCCACTGTACGTTGCCAAGATGTTCAG GACTGTGGAAGAAGGCCTGACATACAAGTTTCACGCAGTGTGGGACTTGGTGTTGCAGCTGCTACGAGGCTTTTTTGAGGCCTGTGGGAAACAGGCTCACCTCATAATGAGGAAG TGCCTTCAGTCCCTGTGTGACTTGCGCTTGTCCCCACACTTCCCTCACAAGCTGGCTCTGGACCAGGCCGTGGGGGCCGCAGTGACCAGCATGGGCCCTGAGGCTGTACTTCAAGCTGTGCCTTTGGAGATCAATGGCTTTGA AGAGAGTCTGGATTTTCCTCGGAGTTGGCTGCTTCCTGTGATTCGTGATCATGTCCATAACACACGGCTGGGCTTCTTCACAAGTTACTTCCTGCCCCTGGCGGCTACACTGAGGAGCAGAG CTACAGAACTGGCCCAGGAGGGGAGGACAATGGAGTCCAAGATCTATGACACACTTCAGTGGCAG ATTTGGACTCTGCTGCCTGGATTCTGTACTAGGCCCACAGATGTGGCTGTCTCCTTCAAAGGGATTGCGAGGACCCTGGGCACGGCCATCAGCGAGCGCCCAGATCTGCGGCTCACGGTGTGCCAGGCGTTGCGCACACTTATCACCAAGGGCTGTGAGGCAG AAATGGACCGTGCTGAGGTGAGACGCTTTGCCAAGAACTTTCTGCCCATACTCTTCAATGTGTACGGACAGCCTCTGGCGGATGGAGAGAGCGCTGCTCCCCGGCGAGCTGTGCTGGACACCATCAAGACATACCTCACTGTCACAGAGACAGAG CTGGTGAATGGCTTCCTGGAGAAAGCCAGTGAGAAAGTGCTTGATCCTGCCAGCTCGGACTACACCAG ACACTCTATCCTTGACCTGATTGTGGCCATGGCACCTCATGCTGATGAAGCGTCTATCAGCAGGCTGTATCATACAATCTGCCCCTACCTGGAG AGTAAGGAGCACACCATGCAGAAAAAGGCCTACCGGGTGCTGGAAGAAGTGTGTGCCAGCCCGGAGGGTCCTGGAGAACGCTTTGTTCGGAACCACCTGGGAGACCTGAAGAAAAGCCTCCTGGATTCCCTTCGGAGCACTGCCTCCCCAGCTAAGAGG CCCCGTTTGAAGTGCTTGATCCATATTATAAAGAAACTGACTGCGGAACATGAGGAGTTCATCACTGCCCTGGTTCCTGAG GTGATTCTGTGCACCAAGGAGGTGTCAGTGGGAGCTCGGAAGAATGCCTTTGTGTTGCTGGTGGAGATGGGACGTGCTTTCCTTCGATTTGACTCTAATCAGGAAG CTGCTTTGCAGAGGTACATGCTCCTGATCTATCCTGGCCTCGCAGGCTCTGTCACCATGATCAGCTGCAGTGTCCTGGCCCTCACCCACCTCCTCTTTGAGTTTAAAG GTCTGATGGGAACAGACACCATAGAGCAGTTACTGAAAAATGTGTGCCTGCTGCTGGCCTCCCGTACCCGAGATGTGGTCAAGTCTGCCCTGGGCTTCATAAAGGTGGTGCTCCTGGTTATGGACATGACGCACCTGGCCAGGCACCTGCAGCTCATG ATGGAAGCTATCGGGAGCCTGACTGATGACATGCGCCGGCATTTCCGAATGAAGCTCAGAAACCTGTTTACTAAATTTATCCGCAAGTTTGG ATTCGAGCTGGTGAAGGGGTTGCTCCCTGAGGACTACCACAAAGTCTTAGTGAATATCCGCAAAGCGGAGGCCCGGGCCAAGAAGCAGCGGGCTTTGCAGCAGGCGTCTGTGGAGGAGGAAGACAAAGATGGCTCTCCTCAGGTCAGAGGAGACAG CATTGAAGAGATTTTGGCTGACtcagaggatgaggaagaggatgagaagGCAGGCAAGGGCAAGGATCAGAAGCTGGCACGGCAGAGGAGCAGGGCATGGCTGAAAGAGGGAGGTGGAGATGAGCCCCTCAACTTCCTGGATCCCAACGTGTCCCAGCGAGTCCTAG CCACACAGCCCAGTGGAAAACCGAAGAGGAAGGACCATAACTTCAAACTCAGTGCAGATGGGCGTCTGATCATCctagaggaggaggagcaggaggaggaagatggggcGAAAG GTGCAGATGAGGAGCTGACTGACCTCAGACAAGAAGTGCGTGTGCTGAGC AAGAAAGCCCGGAAACTCAAGCTTTGGCAGAACCGTGATGAAGAAGAACCAGAGCCCCTAGCCCAGTACAAAG CCGGAGGTTCTGGAATCCACCGCCCACTAACCAAGAAGCCTGGGGCTGATTATAAGGCCAAG AAAGGAAGAGGCGATGTGAAAAAGAAAGGTCGCCTTGACCCCTACGCCTACATCCCCCTGAACAGAGCCAAGCTTAATCACAG GAAAAAGGCAAAGATGCAAGGGCAGTTTAAGGGCCTGGTGAAAGCTGCCCAGCGTGGGGCGCAGGCCGGGCACAAGAACCGAAAGAAGAAGCATAGGTCCTGA